In Pseudomonas sp. LRP2-20, the genomic window AGGCTGAGCATGCCGCTGATCAGGCCGGCGAAGCTTAGCGGCATCATCAGCCGGCTGGGTGAGAGTTTCAGGCGCGCGGCAATGCTCAGCACTACCGGGATGAAGATCGCCACCACGCCGGTGGAGCTCATCACCGAGCCCAGCCCGGCCACTGAAACCATCAGCAAGACCAGCAGGCGGGCTTCGCTGTTGCCGGCTCGTTCGCTCATCCATTCACCGATGCGGTAGGCGATGCCGGTGCGCACCAGCCCTTCGCCAATCACGAACAAGGCGGCGATCAGCACCACGTTGGGGTCGCTGAAGCCGGCCAGGGCCTGTTCGACGGTGAGGATGCCAGACAGCGGCAGGGCGAGGATCACCAGCAAGGCGACCACGTCCATGCGCGGGCGGTTGATGACGAAGAGGATGACGACGACAGCCAGCAGGCCGAGGACCCAGAGCAGTTCCTGGTTCATGGGGGGGAGGTGTTCCTTCACTCAAGGGGGCACGAAAGACAGTAGCAGTCAGTGTGGCAGCTTGCGGTGAAGGTGGTGTTGATGTGCTGCAGGGTTTGCACCCATGACGCCAATGAAAAGGGCCGCAAAATGCGGCCCTTGTCATTGTCTTTACTCAGTGACGGCGGTGATGGCGGTGCTTGTGGCTGCCGCCATTGTCGCCCAGGTGGTTACCCAGCGCACCACCGGCTGCACCGCCCAGGCCGGCACCAATGGTGGAACCGGTCTTGCCGCCTACCGCGCCGCCCAGCAGCGAACCGCCTGCCGAGCCCAGGCCACCGCCAATGGCCGCTTCGGTACGGTTGCCTTTCCTCGCACCTACCGCACTACCGGCTGCACCACCGACACCGGCGCCGATGGCTGCGCCAGTACGACCACCGAGCTGCTGGCCGACAACGTTGCCCAGCACGCCACCCAGGCCACCGCCAATGGCGGCAGTACCGTCACCGGCGAAAGCGCCCTGGCACAGCAGCAGGCCGAGGGCAATGGAAGGCAGAGTCAGACGCATGATTTGAACCTCAAAGGAATCATCAGGTTAAGGTGCCGCACGGTTGGGCGGCGGGTCAGGGTAGGGGAGACGCTTCAGCGGTAGTAACGGTCACCGCGCCATTGGCGGTCATCGTCGTCGTCGCGATCGTGTCGGTGGTGGTGACGGTGGCCGCGATCGTCGTCTCGCCAGCCGTCATCATCACGGTAGTGGTGGTGATAGCAGCCGGACAACAGCAGGAAGGCGGCAATCAGCGAAAAGTTTACAAAGCGGGCCATCTCGATATAGGTCCTTGATCCGCAAAGGTTTACGGGACACTGAATGAGACTGGGATCGATCCATTTGGTTTCCCGGGCGCGCAAAAAAATGCCGTGCGAGCGATGAATGGCATGCTTGCACGGCAGCGGTCGGATCAGCTCAGGTCAAGCGGCGGGTAGCTTCAGGACGCGGGATGGATCGCCAGTACCACGCCATTGGTGATCTGGATCAGCACATAATGCTCGCCCATGCGCACCCAGTGGCTTTCTTTTTCGGGGGCGGGCAGTCCTTTGGCTTTCCAGTCGCTGATGGCCTGGTCATCGCGTTTGTACTGGTCGGGGGCCTTGTCGCCGACCTTGAGTTCACGGTTGTGGGTTTCCGGCGCCTTGATGCTCTCTTCTGCCGAGGGGGCAGCGAAGCTCAGCGCGGGCAGGCTGGCGATCAGCAGTGCGGGCAGCAGGTGTCTGGCTTGCATGGGGCTCTCCTTGGTTGCATTCCTTATCTGCGACAGCGGCCCGCTTGGGACAATTCATTCGCAATGCTAGAGTCGCTTTCTTTTTTGCCCCGAGGATGGAACATGCGAGCAATTCTGCCGATGGCTGCGGCGCTGGTGTTGGTCGGTTGCGCGAGCGCGACCATGGATGCGGCGCGGGGTGGCAAGCCGACGGCCCAGCTCGATTCGCGCAAGGCGCCGGAGCTGGTGGCCCAGTGCATTCAGTTCAGCTGGCAGAAAGAGGACGTGTTTGGCGACGATGCCAGTGGCTACCTGGAGCCACGCAAGCAGGGCGGGTTGACTGTTTATACCCGCGAGGCGGAGTCGTTCGTGGATGTGTATCCGCAAGCGGGCGGTACACGGGTGGATTACTACGCGCAGAAGAATGACGGCATGGCCTTGCAGCGCCGGGCGGCGGCGGCGACCTGCCTGTAACGTCTCTGCGCTACCGGCCTCTTCGCGGGTAAACCCGCTCCTACAGGACCTCACTGAACCTGTGGGAGCGGGTTTACCCGCGAAGGGGCCCCTAAAGCCTGATCAGGACAGGAAACCACCGTCGACATTCAGCGCGGTGCCGGTGGTGTAGCTGGAGGCATCGCTGGCCAGGTACAGCACGGCGCCGGCCATTTCCTTGGGGTCGGCCACGCGCTTGAGCGGAATCTGCTGCAGCGCGGCATTGAGGATGGCGTCGTTCTTCACCAGCGCCGAGGCGAACTTGGTGTCGGTCAGGCCCGGCAGCAGGGCGTTGCAGCGAATGCCGAACTGCGCGCATTCCTTGGCGAACACCTTGGTCATGTTGATTACCGCGGCCTTGGTCACCGAATAGATGCCCTGGAACAGGCCCGGCGAAACGCCGTTGATCGAGGCCACGTTGATGATGCTGCCGCCACCGTTTTCGCGCATCAGCTTGCCGGCCTCCACCGACATGAAGAAGTAGCCGCGGATGTTCACGTCGACGGTCTTCTGGAAGGCACTCGGGTCGGTGTCGAGCACGTTGCAGAACTGCGGGTTGGTGGCCGCGTTATTGACCAGGATATCCAGGCGCCCGAACTGTTCGCGGATACCGGCGAACACCTGCTGGATCTGCTCCAGTTCACCGATATGACAGGCGACCGGCGTGGCCTTGCCGCCCGCCGCAATGATGGCGTCGGCCACCTGCTGGCAGCCGTCGAGCTTGCGGCTGGAAACGATCACGTGGGCGCCCTGCTGGGCCAGCAGATGGGCAATGGCTTCGCCGATGCCACGGCTGGCACCGGAAACAAAGGCGATCTTGCCGTCGAGGTCGAACAGTTGGGTCTTGGACATGCTGTTTTCCTTGTTATCTGGCGTCAGAGCGTGGACTTGCCGATGACCTGCAGGCTCATTTGCTCCAGCAGCCGGTTCATGTGGATGAACTGGGCGAAGCGTTTGTCCTGGGTCTGGCCGTGGTAATAGCGGTAGTAGATCTGCTGGACGATGCCGGCCAGGCGGAACAGGCCGTAGCAATAGTAGTAATCGAAGTTGTCCAGCTGGATGCCGGCGCGCTCGGCGTAGTAATCGACGAACTGGCGGCGAGTCAGCATGCCTGGTGCATTGCTCGGCTGGCGGCGCATCAGTTGTACTGGCGCCGGGTCGCTGGCCTCGATCCAGTAGGCCAGGCTGTTGCCCAGGTCCATCAGCGGGTCGCCGATGGTGGCCATCTCCCAGTCGAGTACACCGATGATGCGCATGGGGTTTTCGGCATCGAGGATCACGTTGTCGAAGCGGTAGTCGTTGTGCACGATGCCCGGGCGCGGATGGTCGGCGGGCATCTTCTCGCGCAGCCAGGCGATCACTTTTTCCCAGCGTGGCGCATCCGGGGTCAGGGCTTTCTCGTAGCGGCTGGTCCAGCCTTCGATCTGGCGCTGCACATAGCCTTCTGGCTTGCCCAGGTCGGCCAGGCCGCAGGCGTGGTAATCCACCTGATGCAACTCGACCAGGCGGTCGATGAAGCTTTTGCACAGGGCTTCGGTGCGGCTGGCATCCAGGCCCAGTTCGGCCGGGATGTCCGAGCGCAGAATCACCCCCTTGACCCGCTCCATCACGTAGAACTCACCGCCGATCAGTGATTCGTCGGTGCAGTGGACATAGGCCTTGGGGCAGTACGGGAAACCGCTGTTGAGCTGGTTCAGAATGCGGAACTCGCGGCCCATGTCGTGGGCCGACTTGGCCTTCTGGCCGAAGGGTGGGCGGCGCAACACGAATTCACGGCCCGGGTAGCTGACCAGGTAGGTGAGGTTGGACGCCCCGCCAGGGAACTGGCTGATGCTCGGCGTGCCCTCGAGGCCGGCGATGTGGCCCTTCAGGTAAGGATCGATGACGGCCGCGTCGAGTTCTTCGCCGGGGCGTACCTGGGTGGACTGGTCGGTGAGCGTCATGCGTTTTCCTTATTTTCTGGCGCAAGGACTATTGGCTAATCTAATGGCCTGGCGGCGCTGGAACAAGCGTGCCAGGAGCCATATAGGCGAGGGTGTTGCTGGTCGATCACTGCACCGAATGCCGGGCAAAAAAAAACCGAAGCCAGTCAGGCTTCGGTTTTCTCATTGTACGGTGTGCCCATCACTCAGGAAGGGAACAGCTCGCTGAGCTTCATCGACAGCATCATGTCGCCTTCAACGCGCAGCTTGCCGCCCATGAAGGCCTGCATGCCGTCGGTTTCACCGCTGACGATGCCCTTGAGGGTTTCGCTGTCCAGTACCAGGGTGCAGTTGGCATCCGGGTTTTCACCTTCCTGAATTTCGCAGGTGCCGTCCTTGACCAGCAGCGCATAGTGCTTGTCTTCGTCGGTGATGTTGAAGCCGAACACCAGGTCCAGGCCAGCCGCAGCAGCTGGGTTGAATTTTGCTTTCATCGCCTCGACGGCTTTAGCTACATCGCTCATGGTGTTTTCCTTGTTAAGTGATAGTCGCGTCCGCAGGGACACTATGGGCCGGGCTCAACGGTAGGTGATGAGCTCCGGCGCCCTCAACAGCTGCACATGGGCTTGGCTGTTGAAGGAAGCCAGTGCCACGTCGCGGCCGCGGAACTTCAGCTGGCTGAGCGACGTGTTGATGATCTGCCAGTTCAGCGCAAAGGCCTGACTGGGGGTGATTCGGGTAACCAGGTGGAGCAGGGCGGCGATGGTGCCACCGGATGTGAACACGGCGATGTTGTCGCCACTGCCCGCGGTGTCCAGCACACGCTGCAGCCCAGCTGCGACCCGGGCGGTGAACGCCTGCCAGGTTTCCAAGCCGTCATCGGCATGTTCACCTGCGTGCCAGCGTTGCACCATCAGGGCGAACAGGCGCTGGAACTCGCTGCGGTTCTGCGCGCCGTTGCGCAGGATATCCCGGGCGTGCGGCTCATCGGCCAGCAGGCCGGGGAGCAGGGCGCGAATCACGCCATCGGCATCGAACTCATTGAAGGCCGGGTCGGTCTCAATGGCCGGTACCGCGCAACCACCTGCGTTCAGCGCCTGCAACGCGTGCCTGGCGGTGTCCTGCTGGCGCCGCAGATCGCCGGCCACACAGCGGTCCAGGCGCAGGCCGAGCTGGGCGAGGTGTTCGCCGAGGGCCTGGCTCTGGCGCACGCCGATCGGTGAGAGGACGTCGTAGTCGTCTGCACCGAAGGAAGCCTGGCCATGTCGGATCAGGTAGAGATTGCCCACTGGGGTATCCGGCGTTGAAGGTTGCTGCGAGGTTAGGATGCGCCACACAGGCTGTCAACGAAAAAACATACAAGCGTTTGAAAAGGTTGTTTGAACTGTGTTGCCAGCGTTTACCTCGGCTGGCGAGGGCACGGGCGCAACGGTATGCTTGCAACAGTTTCGCGCCGATCTGGCGCAGGTTCATAAGGAGTCAACGTGGAGTTTCTTGCCGAGTACGCAAGCTTTCTCGCCAAAACCGCCACCCTGGTGATTGCCATCCTGGTGGTGTTGTCCGCCATCGCCGGTTTGCGTGGCAAGGGGCGGCGCAAGGCCGGTGGGCAGTTGCAGGTCACCCGCCTCAACGAATTCTACAAAGAGCTGCGCGAACGCCTGGAAAGCGGCTTGCTCGACAAAGCCCAGCTCAAGGCCCTGCGCAAGCAGCAGGCCAAGGCACAGAAACAGCAGAAGAAGGGCAAGGCCGAAGAGAAGGGCCGGGTGTTCGTGCTCGATTTCGACGGCGATA contains:
- a CDS encoding glycine zipper domain-containing protein, with protein sequence MRLTLPSIALGLLLCQGAFAGDGTAAIGGGLGGVLGNVVGQQLGGRTGAAIGAGVGGAAGSAVGARKGNRTEAAIGGGLGSAGGSLLGGAVGGKTGSTIGAGLGGAAGGALGNHLGDNGGSHKHRHHRRH
- a CDS encoding SDR family oxidoreductase, which gives rise to MSKTQLFDLDGKIAFVSGASRGIGEAIAHLLAQQGAHVIVSSRKLDGCQQVADAIIAAGGKATPVACHIGELEQIQQVFAGIREQFGRLDILVNNAATNPQFCNVLDTDPSAFQKTVDVNIRGYFFMSVEAGKLMRENGGGSIINVASINGVSPGLFQGIYSVTKAAVINMTKVFAKECAQFGIRCNALLPGLTDTKFASALVKNDAILNAALQQIPLKRVADPKEMAGAVLYLASDASSYTTGTALNVDGGFLS
- a CDS encoding phosphotransferase family protein; amino-acid sequence: MTLTDQSTQVRPGEELDAAVIDPYLKGHIAGLEGTPSISQFPGGASNLTYLVSYPGREFVLRRPPFGQKAKSAHDMGREFRILNQLNSGFPYCPKAYVHCTDESLIGGEFYVMERVKGVILRSDIPAELGLDASRTEALCKSFIDRLVELHQVDYHACGLADLGKPEGYVQRQIEGWTSRYEKALTPDAPRWEKVIAWLREKMPADHPRPGIVHNDYRFDNVILDAENPMRIIGVLDWEMATIGDPLMDLGNSLAYWIEASDPAPVQLMRRQPSNAPGMLTRRQFVDYYAERAGIQLDNFDYYYCYGLFRLAGIVQQIYYRYYHGQTQDKRFAQFIHMNRLLEQMSLQVIGKSTL
- a CDS encoding RcnB family protein, whose translation is MQARHLLPALLIASLPALSFAAPSAEESIKAPETHNRELKVGDKAPDQYKRDDQAISDWKAKGLPAPEKESHWVRMGEHYVLIQITNGVVLAIHPAS
- a CDS encoding histidine phosphatase family protein, with protein sequence MGNLYLIRHGQASFGADDYDVLSPIGVRQSQALGEHLAQLGLRLDRCVAGDLRRQQDTARHALQALNAGGCAVPAIETDPAFNEFDADGVIRALLPGLLADEPHARDILRNGAQNRSEFQRLFALMVQRWHAGEHADDGLETWQAFTARVAAGLQRVLDTAGSGDNIAVFTSGGTIAALLHLVTRITPSQAFALNWQIINTSLSQLKFRGRDVALASFNSQAHVQLLRAPELITYR
- a CDS encoding SCP2 sterol-binding domain-containing protein — translated: MSDVAKAVEAMKAKFNPAAAAGLDLVFGFNITDEDKHYALLVKDGTCEIQEGENPDANCTLVLDSETLKGIVSGETDGMQAFMGGKLRVEGDMMLSMKLSELFPS